The nucleotide sequence AGTCGCTACTAGCTACTTAGCATTGCCAATGGCCTAGTTATACTGTCGAAGGTATAAATAAACAGGCGCGTGATGTTTTTTCTAAGACGTATTAGAGTCTGGTAAAGAAAAAGCACGTGTGTAAAATGGATATGGTATACTTTAGATACAAAGATGGCATTTAAATAGAATTAAGCACGAGGCTTGTATCTAGCTTCTTTGTTGTTCCGTCCTCGTGCCGTTAACGCTGATAATGTTATTATTGCGTTATCGacgtaaaaaaaatgaataaactgagtgtttataTTTAACGTTGTTCTTGACTGGcaagaaatttaaaatgtacATAATTATAAGTACTTTTTAAAGAACTGTCCTGGTCGGCAGTCACTTTTGGCATTGTCTGTTCTTAACTCTATTGTCCGTTTAGCCTAAATAGCCCGTGTTGCAGGTTGGCGTGTGATACGATCCAGTTCTAAAAAACGTCTCCCTTATAATATGATtgctagtttaaaaaaaaatctctttataATCAGTCCCATTTAAATTAATACATAGAAATTCTATATATTTTGACTGATGTCCGAAACCACATTAAACATTAATGTGAAAGAGAAGTCGAAATGCTATCTCTATGTACAGTGTACAACGTTGAACCGTTGCTTAATTACCATTAGCAAACTTTCTGTTCAAGGACTCCAAGCTGCACAGGATTTAAGTCATCCGGTAATTACAAAAGAACTGAATGCGTTTTAGTTAAGTTAATGATGAAGAATTTCTTTAAGTGTTGCTAAAGACAGCGGAGTAGTAGCTGTTTACGACGATTAGCATCGGCGAAATGTTAATCTGTCAGGTTTTGTTTGTCCACACAAGGTCAATAAGACATCCTTAAATGTGATTGTGCGGGTTACTTTGCTTAATGAGCAAAAAAGAACTAAAGTAACGAGGTTTTAACGAACTATAGTTTATTGTATGTTTTGACATCGACTGGTTAGACGTGCCGTTCGCGATGGCGTCGCATACCGCAACGTGTTGGATCAGGCCATGTTGGCTGTTCCAGCTGAGGATAGCGGATTGCTGAGAAGTCACATGGTGGTTCCTGTCGGGGCGGTTGTTTTGTTTGCCCAGAGAAAAGACTGTCGTTTAATAAATGTCCAATCATAAGAGGTATCTTTCCCTCTCATGTTTATTAAATAACAAATAGCTCAAACTGTAGTTTGGTCCCAATtttacaacaaataaacaaacaaacaaacaaaaaaaaaccatggCTAAAACGGCCAATCGCTGCTAGTTGTGTCGtgagtggatttttttttttctcatttcctgcgaaataaaaagcagaaaaaatccGGCGAAAGTGGATTCCACAGAAGCTGTCTTCGGTTCCTGGCTCATAACCTTTAATACATTTACGTAGTCAACCTTGTAGCAATCACATTTGAGCCTTTTAACAACTTCATATTCTAACCTAGTGGGATGTAAGAAGGGAGACATTGCGACATAGTCACAGCAGAATAGATATCATGTGTCCTTGGTTGGCTCAGCTATCTTGTTTTCAGAGCAGGGTATTTAGGTCAACAACATCCTGCTCTGGTGTGCTGTATGTTACTTGGagtttctggaaaaaaaatgtttgggggGGGAGAGGTCATACACACGTTACAATGCTTTGTTTGATTGCCAGATTAGCCCCTCTAAAAATGTGTAAGGTTGTGTGCATGCAGAACAACTGGGGGGCTGAATGATGAAACAGAGGGCCTTAGTCTGAAATGTTGCCATAAATAACATAGCCTGAACTGAAGGTATGCACAAGGACTTGTTGATCCACAGTACTTGTCAGCTGCCTAGCATTGTATCTAGAGGCATTTGAGGAAAGCTTATTTTTGTACTTGAGTGTGACTAAAGAATCAAATGTTCCCAAAAAACCTCAGGCTGCCAGTGCTTGGGGTTTTTACTTGTTTTCGTGTGATAGAATAGTCATATTAGCTGACAGTCTAATTTTTCTCCCTCACTCCAGACTCATGGAGCCCTTGGGCCATTTTGTATTTAACCTAAATTTAGATCAGTGGAGTTGGTGATAAGTTTTCATCTAACcagatcttcttttttttcttcatcccCCTTCAAACAGTATGAAGTGAAACCGAACTGAATTTTTGTACCATCCGCAACTGCTTCAAGTTCAGATCAAATCAAAGAAACTGAAGACAAACCTCCCAAAACAAAGTCAACACTGAAGAAGCGTTGGTGAAAAAGGATCACTTCAAGGATTTAAACGCAAGAAGTAACCAAATCCTGAAACGACCAAAGAATACGCACATCATCCCAACTGCGAAGTGGAAGAGAAGCAAACTTGCGCCCAAGCATATTCTGAGAAGACCATAGTTGATCTGAAACCAGAAGTTTGTGCCTACTCAACAGCTTTGACAAAGCACACGTCCCAACGCTGCTCCTAGCCCTCCTCATCCTCACTACACCGCCGACTCACCACCGGGGTGTGGAGTGGGCTGCTATCTgctagttgttgttgttggttttttgttttgtttttgtttttttccttttccccacTCCCATAGCTCCCTTCCCCAACTTAccccctctttttttcccctcctttttcCTGAGCAGTGTTTTTTGCACCTGcctttgccttttgttttatttttgctctAGATTTCTATCTCCACCcccccttttttattttttactttatgcAACGATCTAGAACTTGTGCCAGAAACTGTAACAAGTGTGCGTGTTCAACTGTGTGCGTGAAGAGGTCCACAAAAACTGCTAGTTCATCAAAATCCTGAGAGATAAAGACACAAGGCGACCAATAAAGGTAGGTCTCGAGTCAGTTGAAGCCCTTCATAGTGTGTTTATGATGGCTGTAAATGTACTTCTGGTTTTGCCACACGTTTTGCTCATCATTACCTCTCTGCATTATCAGTACCCTCTTTtggattttaatatttttataaaactgGTATCTGATTCAGAATCTGCATTTGATAGATGCACTACATGATTCACACATGCTTTAAAAACAGATTGTATAACACTTACTGCCCCAAAACAGTGCAGTGGTATGCCGAGGatgatgttttatttatatttcttttctttctttttttcccctcagtcaCTAAACACAAATGCGTTCTGTTTTTCAAAGTTGgacttattatttatttttattggacCTCATTTAAATTTCTCTACTTGTAGGCCAATATTTTAAGCTGTTGTTTGCAGCAGCCAGTTCCAAGCTACTGCAGTGCTTGGTTAGACTTGAATCTTGCATACTTATTGCTTTCTCCATGTGACATCACATCCTTTTGGTGGAGTGAGTGCAGGAAGTGATACTTGGTGTAAAATTttgatttgaaatgtaaattttgATTTGATCTTAGTGACCTCTACATTGTCCTTTTGTTAAAGATAACTATTCTGAAAACGTGAAAGAAGCCAGCACCACTGCACACTGAGCCACCACCACCTCCAAATACTTGAACTAgtcattcagttttgtttgaaaATGATTTACTTGCCTTCCCTTACCTGATCCACACTCTTCCTATTCTGTCGTTCTCAGGCCATACCCcccctacttttttttttttttttttttttttcccctttccccCCTTTTGTATCCTCTCTTGGGATTAAAGCCTGCAGctattttcctttttgtttgtgaCACTTGGCACACTGGCTGACCTGCCTTACCTATTATGTTTGTTCCTCTCTTCACCCTTGCAGACATCCAGCGGTGTATCATTGGGTGGTTGCATAAGAATAGTATTTAAcactaagcaaaaacaaaaacgtatATCAAAGTTCAGCAAGTGCTCAAGCAAGTTTTGTTCAAGTTTATGGGAAAATATGGGCAGCCCCTGGAAAGGCTTTGTTGAGTTTACCTTGCCTGCGTCGCCACCCACCGCGTTTGTTAGCGCTGACCTGAGCAGCACCTCCCCTGTCGGACTCAGCCTGTCGCCATATGGCCGATCCGTAAGTTTCACCTTCCCACCTTTCTACGTGCCCCACCCCATCGAGCACCCATCCACCCACCTTGCCCCGCATCTTTGCTGTGAATGGCATAActtctttcatcttttcagGCTCCCAAGACtagcctctactcagttatttTCTTGCAGGGTGAGGGGTGTTCTGCCAACTAGACGACCGAAATTTGATGTAAAcgagcactttttttttaatttttttaaatgttttttttttgtttgtttgtttgtttttttgttttgttttttaacattgtACCCTCCCCGATTAAGATTCGGATTCGTAAAAGGGAGGGCAGTGACTCAAGATGGACAATATTAGCACTTCGACATAACTACACACAAAGTCCAGCACCACATGAAAAGGTGGATACTTGTTCCTCAGGAAAACTGAAAATTGATCTTAAGTAGCTGGTATTTACAGTACTCATCCATCAGCACTGGACCAAAGCCCTTAATTCTCTTTGGGGATTCATGTACGTTTGTGTTGTGTCATAAGGAGCTCGTCGTGATAGTTGCAGGACAGGGGCTAGCAAGAGGCTGCTCTGGGATCCCCTCCCTCTTCCCCATTACTCATAATCCATCACAAACTTCCTGTCCACTGTAGATGCACTGCTCTTTGACCtgtcatttgcattttctgattctccatcttttcttttcttttttttttcttttttttttaaattgcagcaCTGTATTTAAATCATTCCCATGACCGTCTGTGccaataatttattttaaatatctttttagTGTAGATCTCTGTAGATCCGTTCCTGTATGAGTGCGCTCTAGTACTACCAGGGACTTGGTAGCGCTCTAAATATCGCCCCCTTCAACATGAGATTTTCAGGGTTGAGTGACCTGATGGTTTTACTGCCTGCTATTGTTCCTGGTTTAAGTATTGGTGGTGGTTTTGATGACTATTATCTAGTCCATTGCTTTTTGTAGAACACGTCAGAATGTGGTGGGCCTAAAGGACTCTATAATAACTCAACTTTTGAGGTATTATAAAGTTCAGCAGGTTTTGTCTGAGATTATGGGAAACTGTAGGCAGAGTAAAAGCCAAACGTTCCATTTCTCTGCAGCATATCCCAGTCCTGTCCCCAGTGTCAGAAATGGAAAGAGGCTCCTCTGAACCTCCAGTGGCTCGCAACACTGGCTCTACCCCATCTGCTTCTACTGGTCCCGTACCTATCCCCCGTTCCTCCTCCGTCTCTTGCCATCCCCACCCAGGCAGTAAAAAACACAAGCGGACACCTTTGTATCAGAGATCAGTAAGGAGGGATATATGATGGTGCCCACACTGACATAACCACTCTGAGCTGCTGGTGTGTTGTGACTTTTGCTAACAGCATGGATGAAAACAAATGCCCCAAAGATTAACTAGGTTGCTGTGAAAGAGTTTTGACAAGTTTCTGGTGATATTGCCATGTAATCAGTAGTTGGTTAATGGATGGAAACACATTGAATGTTTGTCTAACCAGAACTGTGTGAAATTTTGCCACACTGCTGTAAATGGAGTGAGTCAAGTTCAGCTTCAGGTGCATGAGTGAAAAGGAAACCCTACTGTGTTATGTTCGTGGTCTGAAATCGGTGTGTCTTAGCCCCCAAAGATTCTCATGTGGCTTTACTTGCTCACCCCTGCCCCCTCCACACTTTCCCTGAAAGTGCTATACTTGCATGTTTGaattttcatttcctttttatttattttgttttaggttggcatccaacacagctgctgcatccTAATTGTTAAACTACATGTTTATGTACTACTGGTAGCTTTCTTTTTAACACttgcttctcttcttctctaGATGAGTTTTGACCCAGGCATGCTCCACAACAATGGGCACACTGCATATGCCAATGGCTCAGGGCCTGGCATTAGAGAGACTGGTGTGGTGGAGAAGCTCTTGACTTCCTACGGGTTTATCCAGTGCTCTGAACGTCAGGCTCGTCTCTTCTTCCACTGCTCCCAGTACAATGGCAACCTGCAGGAGCTTAAAATAGGAGGTGAGGGCGACTTACTGAAAAGAAACCTACTTGATTTCCTGCTGACTTTATTGAAACTTGGGGTTGTATTTGTCATTTGAAGTttgctcattttcttttctatttgtTGTCCCTTTCTCTGTAGATGATGTAGAGTTTGAAGTTTCCTCTGACAGGCGCACTGGCAAGCCCATAGCAGTGAAGCTGCTTAAGATAAAGCCAGAAGTGCTGCCAGAGGAGCGCATTTCGGGCCAGGTGGGGCCAGACCTGCACGCCTATCCCTTTACTGTGCTGCATGGTTATATTCATCCAGTTAAGGAATACCATTTTATTTTTGGTTATGTCCTTGTCTGTCAGCttagcttttttttattttatttttattttttggggcaAGCAGTGTCATTCTTATAATTGTCAAGCTTGTCTCTCATCCTGATTTACAGtttaaatgtaaactaaaaacTGGCATGTGTGTCTGCTTGAGATGATGGATGTCTGAACAAATGCGTACGAATGAGATAATTTCTCACTTGACAACTCGGTTCTGTATTTTATACAACAACCAGTCTCCCAAACACTTGGTGTCATTGGTGATAAACATAACTACATGATGCCACTAACCTTGTTATTTGGTATAAACAGATTACTCAAATCTTCATGTAGAGCATTCATGCACCTGCATTTGTACAATTTGAAATTCAGGCATTTTATTCATCTCGtttccatattttattttatttatttattttttttggctCTGTAGCTGTCTATTCAGCCCAATGAAACAGTGGTTTAATGGCTTCTACCTGTAATTTTCCCCATTTGCTGCAGGTTGTGTCATCAATCCCGTTGCATTTGGATGGAAAGTCTGCTCCTGGACAGGTGCCCACTGGCAGTGTCTGCTATGAAAGAAATGGGGTAAGATGGGTGGCATGGATTACACTTTGAGTCAGCAAGCTGCAGCGTGTTAATGTAATGGAGTGGGTTTCTTCTTTAAATTCATCTCCTGTCCTCTGTAGATTTTGTACAGAGGCAATCGGTTAACTTCTTGCATCTTTTGCTTGAGTTTGCTAAATGCTTATTTGATCAATATAACATGATTACTAATGAAAAAGCGCAGAAGCCAGTGTTTGTAGGTGTTGCCTTTTAATCAAATTAGGTGGCACTGAGTCAATGTAAAGCCTTCAGCCTCCACAGCACATGGCGATATTTTCTTCAGTCAGTTTCGTTGTTGGTAGTCTTGAACATTACATAGTTTGAGttattaagtgttttttaaattggtgGTGTCTTTTCACAGGAAGTATTTTACCTTACATATACTCCTGATGACGTGGAGGGAAATATCCATTTGGACACGGGGGACAAAGTCAGCTTCTATATGGAGACCAATAAGCAGTAAGTGTGCAGCACTTGTCGCATAAATGCCATAAGCAGCTTTCACTGGGTGTTTAATGTTCATTCCTTTGTGGTTTTTCAGTACTGGTGCAGTCAGCGCTCGTAATATTCAGCTTGTGAAGAAAAAGCAGATGAGGTGCCAGGGTGTAGTGTGTGCTACAAAGGTAAGATCTGatcaaaacaacttttttttttttttttttagtggaaTATCTTTGAAATTtgacaaaacaaattgcctagAATAGTTCAGGAATATTGGATGAACTTTGCGATTTGTAAAGTTcacttgtgtgtgtatatataaagtGTCTGTCTGTATAAATGCTGTCTAGTCCCATACATGATTTGTCATGTTGTGGAATATTACAGTGGTTACAAAAACAATTTAATTTTGCCCTtggcaggcttttttttttcttcccccctccTTCGTTCCCAAGCTTTATTACAATTGCTCAACTATTGAAACAGGACCAACCTGTTATGTTGAACCTTGATTTCAATTTCAGGAGGCCTTTGGATTCATTGAAAGAGCAGATGTGGTGAAGGAGATCTTCTTTCACTACAGCGAGTTCAAAGGTGATCTAGAGGCTCTTCAGGCTGGAGATGATGTGGAGTTCACCATCAAAGATAGAAATGTGAGTGCTGCCTTTAAGAATTTCAGTagaacattttgaaaatgtgtcACTCAGCTTTAGCTTTACTTTTGACTGTCTTTGTTTAACTCTTAAAGGTCTTTTGATTAATTTGTAACCTTCAATAGGGTAAAGAAGTAGCAACAGACGTGAGGCTCCTCCCTCAAGGAACAGTCATCTTTGAGGATATCAGCATTGAGCAGTTTGAAGGCACCGTTGTAAAGGTCATTCCCAAAGTCCCCACCAAGAACCAGGCAAGTAGATTCTGATGAACTTTATTTAGTAGAAGacagtttgttgttgttaaaggGAGCATGGAAGCAAGTGTCTACCAACCAAGaatttaaaatgactttaaaagATATGTAAACTTTGTTTCTACAGAATGACCCTCTGCCCGGTCGTGTCAGTGTAAGGATGGGTTTCAATGACAAGGAACTTCCGTTTGGCGAGAAGGACACAAAGACCAAGGTGACTCTTTTGGAGGGAGACCACATACAATTCAACATCTCTACTGATCGTCGAGACAAGCTTGAGCGGGCTACCAACATCGAAATCTTGCCAGACACTTTCAAGTTCACCAAGGAGAATCGTGAAATGGTAGATTGCAGAACAGCAGCATAAATAGTTTTAATTATATATTATAGTACATTCATCAGAAATATTGATTATGGTGCAACATGAAATATTCTTTTAGGGGGTGATTGCAGCTATACGCGATGGCTTTGGATTCATTAAGTGTGTGGATCGGGATGCCAGGATGTTCTTTCACTTCAGTGAAGTCCTAGAGGAGGGCCAGCTTCATATCTCAGATGAAGTGGAGTTCACTGTTGTGCCTGTAGGTCCTGTTTATAAGCTTTTCAAAAAAGTATGTATTTTCTATTACCTAAGCAGGCACATTCAAGTTACTTTTAAGTAAAAATACTAATATAAATGTCATCCCTGCCAGGATATGCTGTCAGCTCAGAGAAACCACGCAGTGCGCATTAAGAAGCTTCCGAAAGGCACAGTGTCTTTCCATATCCAGTCTGAGCAACGTTTTGTGGGTGTAGTGGAAAAGGAAGTTGTTGGAAACACCGCCAAGAACATCAGTCCCACCAAGGGCAAGGAGAAGGTAACACAGCTGTAACCTAAATCGCCCCCATTTATGACACTACCCTCGAAGCCCATTTCCCCTCATCTATCCCTATTTTCACACTCTGTTTTAGTTCTAATCTTCCTCTTTGCTTTCCTCCTTCAATGACCTCCTGTTCATGCTCCTTGTTCGTTAGAAAAAAGATAAGGTAGGACTGAGACCTTCTGCATGAAGCCACATGAAAGTGCATCACAATTAAAGACACTCCAGTTGTACAAACTATCAGTGTCCTAATTTGTTTTACTAACACATAATCTAAAGAAGCTTTTCATCATGTAAAGTCTAGAAATCCAAATGATCAAGTGAAGTGTTGTGGCACCGAGACTGTCTGATAAATCTTTCTCTTGCTTTTAAAGGGTAAAGTTGTAGAAAAGGTTAGTTTTTGTTAACCTCTGACCCTCTGGTGTCCTTCACCTCATTAATTTACAGTGTGAGGTTTGATCATCATTTAACCCATGGAATCTGGAATCGAGGCTTCACTTAGTTGTAGGACTGCACAAAAGTAATCAGAATgctagtggggtttttttgtttttgtttttttccccttccttcTAGTGGTTGTCAGCCTGTTgcatttaaaatgtgtgtggTCTGCACGCACACAGTATCCTATTTAAACAGCGAGTCTTTGGTTCTTCCTAATAATTGTAAACTGCACCCAgatttttgattttgtgttttaacaTTTCAATTAAGCACTAATGGTTTTGCGTTCAAAACGAGATACAGTAACTGAAGTGGCAAACGATGGATTAAGAGCCATTTTCAGTCAAGTAACAgtgttctttagtttttttttaattattaaatatcTGCCATTATAAAGCCAGTAAATTtaatgctgtgattggttcaagCAGTCACTGCTCTCAATAGTTGAAACTAGAGCAGTGAATAATTATGCAGCCCTAAATTGTAGGGTTAAGCTCAACGTTGCTTGTAGTAGTTTAGGCGTGTACTAACTAGGCTGCTACAGCATGATGCATTGCACACATTTGTCTTTAATGCTTATGTAGCCTGTGTGCACAGGATTTTCTAATACACTAGCCATAAATGACTTTCTCTTTAAAATTGGAGACATTGCCAGCTTATGCTCATTTTGTTCAACTGTAGCGTTGCAGAGACATTTGGCCAACACTGCTAGTCTTAATTGGAAAGATGATCCAAGTTTGATTTGTTGCTTTTATTGTAGGAGTCTGAGGAGGGAGTGATTGCATATGAAGACTGTGGAGTGAAGCTCACTGTGCCATACCATGCCAAGGACCTAGAGGGAGGAAGTCACCCACAGGTTGGGGACAAGGTAGTaagacttgtttgtttttgttttttttccttgagaGCAAATGTGGTTTCCACTTTGTAACTAGTCTAATTTGTCCAGTTGCAAAAAAGTCCTTTTGGAGGCATCTTTCCATAGCAAACAGTTGATACTGCAATTCATCTTTTGAAGGTTTGAAGTTTAGTTGTTGCAAGGTTGAAAGCTTgaagcctttttcttttttttccccgtgCAACTTGTGTGTTTGTCCTCTAGGTGGAGTTCTCAATCAATGAAGTGAAGCGAACTGGCCAACAGAGTGCCGTCTCCATCCGGGTCCTCAACCGTAATGCCTCTGGTGCCAAGAGACTGCATGGATTCGTTGCTGCACTGAAAGATAACTTTGGTTTCATTGAGACAGCAAATCATGACCAGGAAGTGTTCTTTCACTACAGGTAATGATTTAAGGTTGACCACACCTTTGGGTTAGGGTATTCATTTACTAATGCCATGCAGGTAACTCACTTCAGTATCAAATTCTCAGActtatgcttttgtttttagtgAAATGTGCGGAGACTTGGATAACTTGGATCTGGGAGACACAGTGGAATACAATCTCTCAAAGGGAAAAGGAAACAAAGTCAGTGCTGAAAAGGTCACCAAGGTTTCTGCAGGTATCAGTGATTCACTTCCAGTTGTTTTTGGTACATTTGTTTGTAATGTTTGGCATTTTGTAGGTAGGAATGATTGCAAATATTGCTTTCCCGTCATAGTGAATGGCATTGGTGAAGATGTTGGTGGGACAGTGATGACAGGGAAAGTTATCCGTCCTATACGCAGTGTTGACCCCTCCCAGACTGAATACCAAGGACTTGTTGAGTTCTCAGAGGAAGGTTGGTGTCACATTATGACTACAcatttaaacagtttatttgtaGAAAGTAAAATTGATCCCCCCCCTTTAATTTTCAGGAGGATCAAAAATGCAGAATTATCCATTTGGAATCATGAGTATGGCAAACAAGTCTGATTGTTTGCAAAAAGGAGAACAGGTGAAGTTCCAGGTTTGCACAATAACCCAGACTGGACAGAAGATGGCCTGTAATGTGGTTCCGCAGCGTAGAGCCATGGTGGAGTGTGTTAAAGACCAGGTAgtgttcagtttttgttttttcctctcctcaattgcgtgattttaaaaaaacaaaacacaacactggGTAGTAGGTGGACTTCATACTTTAAAACTCAAAATTGTGATAATCCCTCCCCCCAGTTTGGCTTTATCACATACGAAGTTGGTGATAGCAAGAAGTTATTCTTCCATGTAAAAGAAGTGCAAGATGGTCTGGAGCTTCAGACTGGGGATGAAGTGGAGTTCTCAGTTGTCCTCAATCAACGCACAGGAAAATGTAGTGCCTGCAATGTACGCAGAGTCAGGTAAGAACTTGATCTGTAAATTTAGAACTGGACTGTGGCTGGTATGTTTAACGGAGTGGGCCTTCACATTGTTTGTTCATTGTGTTCCTCTTGCAGTGAGGGCCCTAAACCAGTGGCGACTCCACGTCCTGACCGCCTGGTGAACAGACTCAAGAGTATCACGCTTGATGATGCCAGTGCTCCTCGCCTGGTCATTGTAAGGCAGCCTCGTGGTCCTGACAATTCAAAGGTATGATGAGATTATCAGATGGTGCCATATTTGATGAACTGTGCTAACCTGTAGGTTTGCATAGCCTTTTAGAAATGACTTTAGCTAAAATGAATTTGGAGCCATCCATGTTACTGATCAGAAAGAAGTATAATGAAATCATTTATTCTGTCCTTACAGGGCTTCAATGTGGAGCGAAAGACTCGCCAGCCTGGTGTCATTGACTGAGCAATACAGGGCCTACCCCCATTTGGTGTTGGAGGGATGCTGTTGCCGAGAGCAGCAGCAGGGGATAAGGGAATTTAATTTGACACATGCTTGTACACAAACTCATCCGCAAAACATACGCACACATACAGTAATTGGCATGTGTAATCTTTGTCCCCAGTCTGCAGTGGAACTTTTCTTATTCCACAGTTCCCTGCCTCACATGTATGATGTACTTGATACAGAGTTCCACGCTGCAGTGTACATGGGGACCTCTGAGTGTGTGCGTATGATGTATCCTAGAATTGATTAGTGTGTAATGGAGGTATTTGTTTCTAAGGGGCTTGTTCCCTCCAAGTCAGAGTGGTGACTGTGTGGCTGTCTACGTCCTGATTTTCTGCTTTGTCTGGAATTCTGCACCTGTAATCTGTCCGCTAGTTTGACTGGGCGAGTGAGTCTGATTGTTGGCATGTGTTTGAACCTCGGCTCCATATTCGTTCTTACTTTTTGCTCCCTTACCGATGGAAACGTAATAACTTCGCTATCAGGTTTCCACTCCTGTATGCTTTCCTACAAAACGCATAAAGCAAAGCTCCCTCCATAAGGAGGATCATATTTCTCATATGTGCAAGCTTAAACTGAGGATTCTTCTCTGCTCGGTTTTTTTGagcagtttttaaaatgctttattgAAGTGGAAGCATGGCGCGTGTGTGATGTATGTGAATGTCAAAGTAGTTAATCTAATGAGATTTACTTCCACCAGTCTGGAGTTTTGAGATGCCTTTTTGGTATTCACATGCTCCACTtcagcatttctttttcttcctcttttctctctcccctcccaGGTGCAGAATTCCTTGTGGCATCTTATATCTGCAGATCTTTTAtaccttttgtttgtttgtttcttgcacatatttttttttttttttcttctccatcGAAACTTAATCTGCTAATATTAAGAATAAGGTGCCTAAACT is from Oreochromis niloticus isolate F11D_XX linkage group LG20, O_niloticus_UMD_NMBU, whole genome shotgun sequence and encodes:
- the csde1 gene encoding cold shock domain-containing protein E1 isoform X6, translated to MERGSSEPPVARNTGSTPSASTGPVPIPRSSSVSCHPHPGSKKHKRTPLYQRSMSFDPGMLHNNGHTAYANGSGPGIRETGVVEKLLTSYGFIQCSERQARLFFHCSQYNGNLQELKIGDDVEFEVSSDRRTGKPIAVKLLKIKPEVLPEERISGQVVSSIPLHLDGKSAPGQVPTGSVCYERNGEVFYLTYTPDDVEGNIHLDTGDKVSFYMETNKHTGAVSARNIQLVKKKQMRCQGVVCATKEAFGFIERADVVKEIFFHYSEFKGDLEALQAGDDVEFTIKDRNGKEVATDVRLLPQGTVIFEDISIEQFEGTVVKVIPKVPTKNQNDPLPGRVSVRMGFNDKELPFGEKDTKTKVTLLEGDHIQFNISTDRRDKLERATNIEILPDTFKFTKENREMGVIAAIRDGFGFIKCVDRDARMFFHFSEVLEEGQLHISDEVEFTVVPVGPVYKLFKKDMLSAQRNHAVRIKKLPKGTVSFHIQSEQRFVGVVEKEVVGNTAKNISPTKGKEKKKDKESEEGVIAYEDCGVKLTVPYHAKDLEGGSHPQVGDKVEFSINEVKRTGQQSAVSIRVLNRNASGAKRLHGFVAALKDNFGFIETANHDQEVFFHYSEMCGDLDNLDLGDTVEYNLSKGKGNKVSAEKVTKVSAVNGIGEDVGGTVMTGKVIRPIRSVDPSQTEYQGLVEFSEEGGSKMQNYPFGIMSMANKSDCLQKGEQVKFQVCTITQTGQKMACNVVPQRRAMVECVKDQFGFITYEVGDSKKLFFHVKEVQDGLELQTGDEVEFSVVLNQRTGKCSACNVRRVSEGPKPVATPRPDRLVNRLKSITLDDASAPRLVIVRQPRGPDNSKGFNVERKTRQPGVID
- the csde1 gene encoding cold shock domain-containing protein E1 isoform X8, with product MSFDPGMLHNNGHTAYANGSGPGIRETGVVEKLLTSYGFIQCSERQARLFFHCSQYNGNLQELKIGDDVEFEVSSDRRTGKPIAVKLLKIKPEVLPEERISGQVGPDLHAYPFTVLHGYIHPVVSSIPLHLDGKSAPGQVPTGSVCYERNGEVFYLTYTPDDVEGNIHLDTGDKVSFYMETNKHTGAVSARNIQLVKKKQMRCQGVVCATKEAFGFIERADVVKEIFFHYSEFKGDLEALQAGDDVEFTIKDRNGKEVATDVRLLPQGTVIFEDISIEQFEGTVVKVIPKVPTKNQNDPLPGRVSVRMGFNDKELPFGEKDTKTKVTLLEGDHIQFNISTDRRDKLERATNIEILPDTFKFTKENREMGVIAAIRDGFGFIKCVDRDARMFFHFSEVLEEGQLHISDEVEFTVVPVGPVYKLFKKDMLSAQRNHAVRIKKLPKGTVSFHIQSEQRFVGVVEKEVVGNTAKNISPTKGKEKKKDKESEEGVIAYEDCGVKLTVPYHAKDLEGGSHPQVGDKVEFSINEVKRTGQQSAVSIRVLNRNASGAKRLHGFVAALKDNFGFIETANHDQEVFFHYSEMCGDLDNLDLGDTVEYNLSKGKGNKVSAEKVTKVSAVNGIGEDVGGTVMTGKVIRPIRSVDPSQTEYQGLVEFSEEGGSKMQNYPFGIMSMANKSDCLQKGEQVKFQVCTITQTGQKMACNVVPQRRAMVECVKDQFGFITYEVGDSKKLFFHVKEVQDGLELQTGDEVEFSVVLNQRTGKCSACNVRRVSEGPKPVATPRPDRLVNRLKSITLDDASAPRLVIVRQPRGPDNSKGFNVERKTRQPGVID